The sequence CGCCAAATCCGGCTACGGTGAGGAGTAGATTTCTGCCAGCTTTTTTCATCGGGGGCAAGTGTGCCAGTGTGAGTGCCATTATCAGGGCACCCACCGCAGGTGCCGATCGCAATATTCCGAATCCCTCTGATCCTACCTTCAATATGTCCTGCGCGTAAATCGGCAATAGGTACACGGCTCCGCCCAGGAGTACGGCAAACATGTCCAGTGCCATGACGGATAATAGCAAGCGGTTGTTTTTTAGAAATACCAGCCCGCCCATTAGATTTTGCAGGGGTGAAATCCGCGCTGCGTTTTTATCGCGCTCTATGGGCGGTACGCGCAATCGGGATAGTATCAATAGAAACCATCCCGTACATCCGGCACTTGCGAGGTACGCTGCGGGTACATAGACCGCTGCGATAAGTCCTCCGATCATGGGTCCCACTACCCACGCCATTTGCATCAAGCTCATGCTCCATGCCACGGCATTGGGAAATATCCCGCGCGGTACCAGTTGGGGTACAATTGCTCGCCGTGCAGGTGCACCGAGTACGGTTATTGCGGCATCTACTACGAGTATGGCGTACATCAGGGCAATTGGTCCCTGTTTCCACGATACTGCGGCAAGGCCCAGAGAGGTTGTGGTTGTGCCGGTCAGGCTCAACATCATGACTGTGCGCCGGTTAAAGCGGTCGGCGAGATATCCCGCGGGGAGTGCGAGGATCATTGTCGGCAATGCGATTGCCAGGCCCACCAGGCCGAGCGCGAGTGCTTGCCCGGTGCGGGCGTACATTTCCCATCCTATGGCGGCACTCTGAATTTGCGTGCCGACCAATGCGGCAAACCAGCCCAGCGCGTATAACCGAAATTCCCTGATGCGAAATGCTTCATAGGGATTGTGTTTGGTCAATATGCTTTCGTTTCACTTTTGTTCGCAAGGATGGCTCATAGAGCACACAAGGGTCTAAATCGATCCCATTAGGCCAGGCAACGGTCCTGGTGTGAGTATCTACAAATGCTTGAGCAAAGTAATCTGGGTCTTTTAAGGAGGCCATGAGGCCAACCAGGTCATCGGGATTCAACAGGGTTTCCCGACAAGTGCCGTCCTCAAAGGTTACAATTAGTGTATAAGGCATTCGCGTTTTTACAGAAGCGACCTCGGGAATCTCTTGACCGATGCGAATGATTTCGTCAGAGTCAGACATGACCATCTCCTTTAAGTCAGCGGATCAATAGAAAATGCCGACTGTCCTGCCTGCGTGCGCCGCCAATTTCTCATGAGTTCATCTCGATGGAGAATCGCCCATTCTGTGGCAAGACGATATGCTCTTCTGGGCAATACGCCTCGAATGATTTGCAGAGATTCAATGGCAATTTTTGCCGTATATTCACCATAGCGGACATGAAAATGTGGAACTCCGTGATCGAGAAAGAACATCTCAATCCTGATTCCATAGAATCTACAAATCTCTGGCATATAATATGGCTCGTAAGAAGAAAAGAAAAATAATTTCTTCTCAAGTATAGCCAACTTACACTTGATGTCAAATTGCATCGTTAAAATCTATGTGTTTGTCCTTGACATTTTTTGAAATTAGACTATACATGTGTGCAGTATTTTTCTCATGAAATTGTGTTAAACAATCTCGGGAGTAATACATGCGACGTACTTTTCAATTTGATCAGAATACTCCGCCTCTTTGTCGCCTGGGTCTGGCTACGAGGGGCAATACCCACCTGTCCCCCGCCGATGTCTATTATGCGGTTGAGCGAGGTGTCAATTATCTCAACTGGTGCGGTCGTCCCGATGGTTTGAGTAGCGCTGTTGCGGGTATGGGGGTGGAGCGGGAGGAGATTGTACTGGCATGGCAGCTTAAATCCCGTACTGCTTCAGGTGCCGAACGAGAGCTTGAAGATGCGTTGTGTGAGCTGAATACTGACTATATAGATGTTGTGACTTTTTACTATGTGGAGAGCGAGGGCGAATGGTGCGATATCGCGTCTGAAGGGGGCGCTTATGAAGCTATGGCTCGCGCCCAGGAGCAGGGGAAGGTGCGCTTTCTCGGTCTTACCAGCCACCAGCGCAATATGGCTGCTCGCATTGCTACGGGTGAACTCAGAGCACCTGAACAGGTTGAGTCCCGCCCCTTGGATATGCTTATGCTCCGGTACAATGCCGCCCACCGGGGGGCAGAGGAGGATGTGTTCCCGTTGACCGATCCGATCAGTATTCCGGTGGTTGTTTATACCTGCCTGCGCTGGGGTGCTCTGATGAAGCCCACTCCGGATGATCCTCCCAATTTTATTCCGCCATCCGCAAGAGAGTGGTACCGCTTTGCACTGGCCTATCCTTCTGTTGCCATTGCGATTGCAGCGCCCAATGACCGCGCGGAGCTTGAGCACGATTTTTCACTGTTGGATGATTGGCGGGCACCTGCGCCAGAAGAGAATGAGATGCTTATGGCACACGGAGACCGCGTCTATCAACACGCTGGCCGTTTTCCCTGAGTTTCCATGTTCTACAATTTTCTGACAGTTGCGATTCGCAACGCGATGCGTCACAAGTTCTATGCGTTTATCAGTCTGAGCAGTCTCGCCATTGGATTGACGTGTGCTGTGCTCATTATGCTTTCTATCCGCTATGA comes from Gemmatimonadota bacterium and encodes:
- a CDS encoding MFS transporter, translating into MTKHNPYEAFRIREFRLYALGWFAALVGTQIQSAAIGWEMYARTGQALALGLVGLAIALPTMILALPAGYLADRFNRRTVMMLSLTGTTTTSLGLAAVSWKQGPIALMYAILVVDAAITVLGAPARRAIVPQLVPRGIFPNAVAWSMSLMQMAWVVGPMIGGLIAAVYVPAAYLASAGCTGWFLLILSRLRVPPIERDKNAARISPLQNLMGGLVFLKNNRLLLSVMALDMFAVLLGGAVYLLPIYAQDILKVGSEGFGILRSAPAVGALIMALTLAHLPPMKKAGRNLLLTVAGFG
- a CDS encoding DUF2442 domain-containing protein, with amino-acid sequence MSDSDEIIRIGQEIPEVASVKTRMPYTLIVTFEDGTCRETLLNPDDLVGLMASLKDPDYFAQAFVDTHTRTVAWPNGIDLDPCVLYEPSLRTKVKRKHIDQTQSL
- a CDS encoding DUF4160 domain-containing protein produces the protein MPEICRFYGIRIEMFFLDHGVPHFHVRYGEYTAKIAIESLQIIRGVLPRRAYRLATEWAILHRDELMRNWRRTQAGQSAFSIDPLT
- a CDS encoding aldo/keto reductase; amino-acid sequence: MRRTFQFDQNTPPLCRLGLATRGNTHLSPADVYYAVERGVNYLNWCGRPDGLSSAVAGMGVEREEIVLAWQLKSRTASGAERELEDALCELNTDYIDVVTFYYVESEGEWCDIASEGGAYEAMARAQEQGKVRFLGLTSHQRNMAARIATGELRAPEQVESRPLDMLMLRYNAAHRGAEEDVFPLTDPISIPVVVYTCLRWGALMKPTPDDPPNFIPPSAREWYRFALAYPSVAIAIAAPNDRAELEHDFSLLDDWRAPAPEENEMLMAHGDRVYQHAGRFP